In Polycladomyces subterraneus, one genomic interval encodes:
- a CDS encoding 4-hydroxyphenylacetate 3-hydroxylase C-terminal domain-containing protein encodes MEKLYRGSNGIDAESKMKVIKLLWDAIGSEYGGRHELYERNYAGNHEKVRLENLRSAWFNGQADEFEEFTEQCLSEYDLNCWTDPTWINPTDVSRVKG; translated from the coding sequence CTGGAAAAATTGTATCGAGGCTCCAACGGAATCGATGCTGAAAGTAAGATGAAGGTGATCAAGCTGTTGTGGGACGCCATCGGCTCTGAGTACGGTGGTCGACATGAGCTATACGAGCGTAACTACGCTGGCAACCACGAAAAAGTCCGTCTGGAGAACCTGAGAAGCGCTTGGTTCAACGGACAAGCAGATGAATTCGAAGAATTTACGGAACAGTGCCTCAGCGAATACGACTTGAACTGTTGGACCGATCCCACCTGGATCAATCCCACCGACGTCAGTCGCGTGAAAGGGTAG